The DNA region TCCacgtcctcctctgtctgttttcaggtAAAACGAGGTTTCCGGCAGCCTCTGGCCTCTGAACCCGTCCAGGCCGAACCAGCTGAAGCTCAGAAACACGACGTCCAGTCGAGCTCCAAGGCATCAGGCTGAGGTCAGGAGCAACATCTGGATTCACGTTCTCTCACTTCTGCTGCGAACAGCTGACGGCTCCAGAGGAAGGTGGAGGTTTATCGTGTGTCGTGTGAAGGCTTTCAGAGCGAAGCCCTCAGAGCTCCTTCAGAGGACGTGACGTGAAGCGTTCAGAGTCAGGAAGGAGCTGGATGTTAGACCGTCCTCTGGACGTCattctgttgttgttcttgtcttctcggtgtgttttgttgtgttgtttgttttttcaaagctccacttcagcagctctgatttGTGAATGAGTCTCTGACTCTTCTGGAAGATGCAAaccagtttcttttcttttcttttcttttcttttctttctttctttctttctttctttctttctttctttctttctttctttctttctttctttctttctttctttctttccctccctgcAGCTCCCTCGGGCCATTCCATGGGAAAAGAAACTTTTCCTGCGGCCCTGGGAGAAATCCAGCTATTTTAGGAAAACACGTCACCGCTTTGAGCTGCAGCCCAGAAACTCTCCCTTCTTTCCATCATCggcttctcttttttctctgacTTGTTGCACAGCGGCGGTGTTTACCTTCCATTCAGTCATATCGCAGtgagctcagagaggaggaagactcCAGCTCTCCGTGTCCTTCTTGTTCTTGTGTTTCACAGTGCAACGTGCCTGCAGACGCGGCAGAGGCATGACGGTCGTGCACAACTTGTGGAGCTCAGCGGCgttcagggctgctgtggaAACGGCAGCGAGGCTTCGCCTTGAAGCGGCTGCGGCGTGACATTGCAGAGctcctttctgtccctctcccctCTGCGTGTGTCACTTGTGGATGAAGCGATGTGTAGAAGGAGGAAGACAAAAGCCTGAGCCACAGGTATTCATTTAGGATCAAATCAGGAATGAAAAACGAGCATTTCTCGCATGAAAATCGCATGTTTTGCATGAATTTTCTGGCGCTTTCCTCGTTTCCTTCACGCCTTCATTcataaatgcatgtttgtgtttgcaaacATCACGTCACATTTCACCGTGAACAGCGAGCTCAGATAACCTTGAGCCCGTGCCACGCTGGAGACGACAGGTTCATTACGCACGACGCTCAGTGTGCACGCGGACTCTCCACATTCCTGATATTTGCtcgtgagctgtgtgtgtttctgtgtgtgtttgtgactgaaGAGCTGGATCAGATTCACCAGGAGcgtctgtgcgtgcgtgtgtttttatttccccTCAGTGAgagagcgtgcacacacacgtcagcTCGGGGAGGGCAAAGCCTGCTTAAGATGCAGTGAATGTGACAGCCGACAGTCCAGACTACAGCAGCGCGCGGATGGGAAAGGTGAGCGGCGGGGGGCCCAAAATGCCAGCGGAACCAGACCACCCGCAGACGTGACGCCGACGCGGCAGCCAAACGGAGAAGGACACGCGGAGACGCTCAAACACGCGCGTGGGTGTCGGAGGGGGTACAGAGAGGACTGAGGTGCGGGAATCGTCGCCCTTGTCTGGGGGGGGAAAGATGACAGtggtgcccggagagaacctgGATGAGACTGTGGCACTGGCCGCGCTGTCAGCCCAGGATGTGTACGACCCGGAGCGAGTGGAGAACCAGGAGTGCTGCGAGCGGGTGGTCATCAACATCTCCGGGCTGCGCTTCGAGACGCAGCTGAAGACGCTCGCCCAGTTCCCCTCCACTCTGCTGGGGGACCCGCGCAAGAGGATGCGCTTCTTTGACCCGCTGAGGAACGAGTACTTCTTCGACAGGAACAGACCCAGCTTCGATGCCATCCTCTACTACTACCAGTCCGGGGGGAGGCTCCGGAGACCCGTCAACGTGCCGGTGGACATCTTCATGGAGGAGATTAAATTTTACGAACTGGGGGAGGAGGTGATAGAGAATTTTAAGGAGGACGAGGGCTTTATTAAGGAGGAAGAGCGCCCGCTGCCTGAGAACGAGTTCCAGCGACAGGTCTGGCTCCTGTTCGAGTACCCGGAGAGCTCCGGACCCGCCAGGGGCATCGCGATCGTCTCCGTGCTGGTTATTCTCATCTCCATTGTGATTTTCTGCTTGGAGACTTTGCCCGAGTTCAGAGAGGAGGCCAGAACGTTTGACGAGCCGCTGGGGGTGAACGGAACCGCGCGCGCAAAGAAGCCAAACCCGTTCACAGACCCGTTTTTCATCGTGGAGACGCTCTGCATCATCTGGTTCTCCTTCGAGCTGCTGGTCCGGTTCCTCGCCTGCCCGAGCAAGCCCGCGTTCTTTAAGAACATTATGAACACCATCGACATCGTGGCCATCATGCCCTACTTCATCACTCTGGGGCTGGAGCTAGCGGAGCACCAGGGGAACGGACAGCAGGCCATGTCGCTGGCCATCCTCAGGGTCATCCGTCTGGTCCGGGTCTTCCGGATCTTCAAGCTGTCCAGACACTCCAAGGGGCTGCAGATCCTCGGGAAGACCCTGCAGGCCAGCATGAGGGAGCTGGGACTGcttattttcttcctcttcatcggGGTCATCCTCTTCTCCAGCGCGGTGTACTTTGCGGAGACTGACGACCCGGAGTCGGGCTTCAGCAGCATCCCGGACGCGTTCTGGTGGGCGGTGGTGTCTATGACCACGGTGGGCTACGGGGACATGTGTCCGGTCACCATCGGGGGGAAGATCGTGGGCTCCCTGTGCGCCATCGCCGGAGTGCTAACCATCGCGCTCCCGGTGCCCGTCATCGTGTCCAACTTTAACTACTTCTACCACCGGGAGACGGAGCACGAGGAGCAGTTCCAGTACACGCACGTGACCTGCGGCCAGCAGCAGCCGCCGTTTGGAGAGTTCAAGAAGAGCGACAGCAAACCGTCCCTGTCCAAGTCCGACTACCTGGACAGCGACGACGCGGACTCCATCAAATACACCAACTGCAGCCCGCACAAAGCCTACACCGGCAAGCTCACCGACGTCTGATCCGGACTCAGATTACGCATGAGTGGCGCGCGGAGGAAGCACCGTGCGCTCTGCTTTGACTTTAGAC from Chaetodon trifascialis isolate fChaTrf1 chromosome 22, fChaTrf1.hap1, whole genome shotgun sequence includes:
- the LOC139350322 gene encoding shaker-related potassium channel tsha2-like yields the protein MTVVPGENLDETVALAALSAQDVYDPERVENQECCERVVINISGLRFETQLKTLAQFPSTLLGDPRKRMRFFDPLRNEYFFDRNRPSFDAILYYYQSGGRLRRPVNVPVDIFMEEIKFYELGEEVIENFKEDEGFIKEEERPLPENEFQRQVWLLFEYPESSGPARGIAIVSVLVILISIVIFCLETLPEFREEARTFDEPLGVNGTARAKKPNPFTDPFFIVETLCIIWFSFELLVRFLACPSKPAFFKNIMNTIDIVAIMPYFITLGLELAEHQGNGQQAMSLAILRVIRLVRVFRIFKLSRHSKGLQILGKTLQASMRELGLLIFFLFIGVILFSSAVYFAETDDPESGFSSIPDAFWWAVVSMTTVGYGDMCPVTIGGKIVGSLCAIAGVLTIALPVPVIVSNFNYFYHRETEHEEQFQYTHVTCGQQQPPFGEFKKSDSKPSLSKSDYLDSDDADSIKYTNCSPHKAYTGKLTDV